Genomic segment of Rhodocaloribacter litoris:
CGAAGGGGTCGTCGTCTTCGAGCAGGTACTGGCGCAGGTCACGGTCGTAGCACTCGGGGTGGGCGGCGTAGATGCCGGTCGCGTTGACGGCCAGCGGGCTGTCCACGTACACCGGGATGGGCGGCAGGCGTCCTTCGTTCCACAGCTGGTCGAGCGCGTAGACGATCTCCTGCGTGCGCCCGACGGCGAAGGCCGGGATGATGACCTTGCCGCCACGGCCGCTGGTGCGCGTGATCACCTCGGCCAGGCGCTCCTTCGTCCGCGCCCCCGGCTCGTGCACTTCCCCGCCGTAGGTCGACTCGGAGATGAGGACGTCGCAGTCCGCCATGGGCTGGGGATCGCGGAGGATGGGCCGGCCCGGGTTGCCCACGTCGCCGGTGAAGCCGAGGCGCACGGTACGGCCGTTCTCCCGGATCGTGAGCACCATCGTGGCCGAGCCGAGGATGTGCCCGGCATCCCGGTATTCGACTTCCACGCCCGGCACCGGGACGAAGGGGCTCCGGTAGGAGACGCCGGTGAAGTGCTCGAGCACGGCCTCGGCCTCTTCCACCCGGTAGAGGGGCTCCACCGGCGGCTTGCCTTTCTTCCGGTGCAGTTTGTTGACGAAGGCCGCGTCCTTCTCCTGGATGTAGGCGCTGTCGAGCAGCATCAGCGAGCACAGGCTGTAGGTGGCGTGCGTGGCATAGATGCGCCCGCGGAACCCCTCTTTCCAGAGCTTCGGCAACAGCCCGGCGTGGTCGATGTGGGCGTGCGAGAGGAGCACGGCGTCGAGCGCGGCCGGGTCGAAGGGAAAATGGCGGTTGAGGTGGTCGGCCTCGGCCCGGCGCCCCTGAAACAGGCCGCAGTCGAGCAGGAGCCGGTGGCCGCCGTCGAGTTCGACGAGGTGTTTCGATCCGGTGACGGTGCGGGCGGCGCCGTAGAAGGTAAGCTTCATGGGAGGGAACCGGTCACGTCAGTGCTGATGGTCTGCTTCGACAGGAACGCCTCCGCGCAGCCGTGTGTGCACGGCCCGGGCGATGTCCGCCCCGAGCGTCGCCGCCACGTGCGGGTCTTCGATCCCTTCGATGAGGATCACGAGCACGTACGGCGCGTCCCCGGCCGGATAGACGATGGCGGCGTCGTGATGGATACCGGTGATCCAGCCCGTTTTGTGCGCCACGCGCGTCCCCGCCGGCAGCCCGGCCGGGATCATCTCGTTGAAGCGCTGTTCGAGCAGGATGCCGATCATCTCACGGTCGGCCTCCGGCGAGACGGCCCGCCCTGCGGCGAGGGCTTCGAGCAGGGCCGCCAGGGCCGGCGCCGTCGTCACATTGTTGAGGCCCTGCCGGTACGCCGCGAGGTCCTCGACGCCCCGCAGTACCCGCATCCCGTGCCCGCCCAGGCGCTCGACCGTCGCCTGCACCGAATCCGCCGAGACGACGTCGATGAGCAGGTTCGTGGCCAGGTTCGAGGAGACGGTGATCATGCGATCGACGAGGTCGCGGAGGGCCATACGCGTGCCGAGGCGCTCATAGAGGGCGTCGTCCGAGTCGTCCTCGATCCGGTACGGCGAACCGTCGACGATGGAGCGGAAGGCGTTGCGGACCGTGAGCGAGTCGGAGAGGCGGAAGCGGCCGAGGGCGGCCTGCCGGTAGACCTCGATCATGACCGGCACCTTCATGGTGCTGGCCGCATGGAAGGGCCGGTCGGGCAGGCGGTCGAGGCGGGTGCCGGTGGCGGCGTCGCGCACACTGACGGCGACGACGGCCTCCGGCTGCCGGGCGACGATCTCGTCGAGGACGGCTTCGAGCGGTTTCACGGGTGCCGGGTCGCTGCAGGTGCCGAAGAAGAGGAGGAGCAGGAGCGCCGGGAGCCGGCCGCGGCTTCGTCTCCGGG
This window contains:
- a CDS encoding MBL fold metallo-hydrolase RNA specificity domain-containing protein; the protein is MKLTFYGAARTVTGSKHLVELDGGHRLLLDCGLFQGRRAEADHLNRHFPFDPAALDAVLLSHAHIDHAGLLPKLWKEGFRGRIYATHATYSLCSLMLLDSAYIQEKDAAFVNKLHRKKGKPPVEPLYRVEEAEAVLEHFTGVSYRSPFVPVPGVEVEYRDAGHILGSATMVLTIRENGRTVRLGFTGDVGNPGRPILRDPQPMADCDVLISESTYGGEVHEPGARTKERLAEVITRTSGRGGKVIIPAFAVGRTQEIVYALDQLWNEGRLPPIPVYVDSPLAVNATGIYAAHPECYDRDLRQYLLEDDDPFGFERLTYVRDVEKSKALNGQQVPMVIISASGMCEAGRILHHLRHNIEDPRNTVMIVGYCADHTLGKRIVERRPEVRIFGEPHALRAEVVVMNSLSAHADEPGLLDFIGRLDRDRLRRIFLVHGAPERQEAFKQALEARGYRDVVIPEYRESFEL
- a CDS encoding serine hydrolase, with amino-acid sequence MRRTDALPARSPGTRRRSRGRLPALLLLLFFGTCSDPAPVKPLEAVLDEIVARQPEAVVAVSVRDAATGTRLDRLPDRPFHAASTMKVPVMIEVYRQAALGRFRLSDSLTVRNAFRSIVDGSPYRIEDDSDDALYERLGTRMALRDLVDRMITVSSNLATNLLIDVVSADSVQATVERLGGHGMRVLRGVEDLAAYRQGLNNVTTAPALAALLEALAAGRAVSPEADREMIGILLEQRFNEMIPAGLPAGTRVAHKTGWITGIHHDAAIVYPAGDAPYVLVILIEGIEDPHVAATLGADIARAVHTRLRGGVPVEADHQH